AGGACGGCTTCTGCACCCTGGTCGCCCTCGCCCGGCACGGCGTGCTGCACGCCTCCTGGACCTACGCGCCCGCCCGCGACCAGCTCGCCACCGCGGTCAGGGGCCGGGGCGCCTTCCTGGACGGCGAGCGGCTGTACGCGGGCCCGCCCACGCCCGGCCGGGACCTGCGCGTCGCCACCTCCCACCCGGACTACACCACCGACGACCAGAAGCGCGCCCTGCTCGGCCTGCGCACGGAGGGCGTCGCAGCGAGGCCGTGCGGCTCGGCCGGCCTGGAGTACCTGGCCGTCGCCCGGGGAGAATCCGACGCCGTGGCCTTCTCGTGGGAGGCCGCGTGGGACCACGCGGCCGGCCTGCTCCTCGTCGAGGAGGCGGGCGGAGCCCACCTGACCCTCACCGGTGAGCCCTTCCGCATCACCGGCGGCAACCCCCTGCCCTTCACCGCCGCCCGCGACGCGGCGACGGCCCGCCGGGTGGCGGCGCTGCTGGCCTCGGCGGGCTGACCGGCCCCCGCCCCCGCCGCGCGGGGCGTTCGGCGCCCCGGCATATCCTGATGTCCCAGTGGCCACCGGCTGACGAAGGGGTCCGACAGTGCCGTCGATGCTCGATGCGGTCGTGGTGGGAGCGGGGCCGAACGGACTGACGGCCGCCGTCGAACTGGCCCGCCGCGGTTTCTCCGTGGCGCTCTTCGAGGCGCGGGACACCGTCGGCGGGGGAGCCCGCACCGAGGAACTGACCCTGCCCGGCTTCCGGCACGACCCGTGCGCCGCCGCCCACCCCCTCGGCATCAACTCGCCCGCGTTCCGCGCCCTGCCGCTGGAGCGGTACGGCCTGCGCTGGCTCCAGCCCGAGCTGCCCATGGCCCACCCCTTCACCGACGGCACCGCCGCCGTCCTGTCCCGCTCGGTGGCGGAGACCGCCGCGTCCTTCGGCCCCCGCGACGCGGGTCCGTACCGCAGACTCGTCGAGCCGTTCCTGCCCCGGTGGGACACCCTCGTCCGGGACTTCATGTCCCTGCCGCGCACCGCGCTGCCACGCGACCCGGTCACCCTCGCCCGCTTCGGCCTGGCCGGCCTGCCCCCGTCGACCTGGCTCACCCGGCGCTTCCACGACGAGCGCGCCAAGACCCTGTTCGC
Above is a genomic segment from Streptomyces glaucescens containing:
- a CDS encoding inositol monophosphatase family protein — its product is MIEDSGTIDEFLARHAADVEEAVRKAAAAEIMPRFRQLAAHEVDQKSGPHDLVTDADRKAELYLTEALGALLPGSVVVGEEAVHANPATYEAIRGDAPVWIVDPVDGTRQFVHGEDGFCTLVALARHGVLHASWTYAPARDQLATAVRGRGAFLDGERLYAGPPTPGRDLRVATSHPDYTTDDQKRALLGLRTEGVAARPCGSAGLEYLAVARGESDAVAFSWEAAWDHAAGLLLVEEAGGAHLTLTGEPFRITGGNPLPFTAARDAATARRVAALLASAG